The following are encoded in a window of Legionella geestiana genomic DNA:
- a CDS encoding alpha/beta fold hydrolase, protein MPLNPIVDTPENTRHFQPMHAALEAPILADSLRARIHSGIEQYRQRHPLRSKSAHRIQSIERIYEICRNAQGDEQLLEALEDYFISEDFYCGPWDRSILEECIVAAIAAGTDIEAPFGFYPPNQPSINRQAQETITIAYELADFVEYAIDKYVQQTVLEEKPYRSDDITRIRNILAQENTPEEKAEALSNYLNSPSFTRSFNSQLKKYLLSALKYAAETERQVAIRPWALPSVNDENPPAKILIYVHGWHDSLNSAEPLAKEALKHGYTVIAYDNRGHGRDAERAVRGISTDKLRIDFRKFLKHVHEHYPEASIALAGHSMGGAILTTEKAFIERQEYVKSVSLIAPAVMSSFGRLISPVKIFYRNMHADVLNAQRASDRFGGSGPSLFGLLRLMREASRALLALFSGVSRVSWKVYAGRKDISVNYREFEDLPEAQHVRFFARADHAMHVGHHRGSINRNILADMNAAMQPADELNARSFMAS, encoded by the coding sequence ATGCCTTTGAACCCGATTGTCGATACTCCTGAAAATACGAGACACTTTCAGCCGATGCATGCTGCTTTGGAAGCGCCGATTTTAGCAGACTCGCTGCGTGCGAGGATTCATTCGGGTATCGAGCAGTATCGGCAAAGGCATCCTCTGCGTTCAAAATCAGCCCATCGCATTCAAAGCATTGAAAGGATTTATGAAATTTGCAGGAATGCGCAAGGTGATGAGCAATTGCTCGAGGCACTCGAAGATTATTTTATCAGTGAAGACTTTTACTGCGGTCCATGGGACAGAAGCATTCTCGAAGAATGCATTGTAGCAGCCATTGCTGCGGGTACGGACATAGAGGCGCCATTCGGTTTTTATCCGCCTAATCAACCCTCTATTAATCGTCAGGCACAGGAAACGATTACGATTGCCTATGAACTTGCGGATTTTGTCGAGTATGCGATTGATAAGTACGTCCAGCAAACTGTTTTAGAAGAAAAGCCTTACCGCAGTGACGATATTACACGTATCAGGAACATTCTTGCGCAGGAAAACACTCCTGAGGAAAAAGCCGAGGCATTAAGCAATTACCTGAACAGTCCTTCGTTTACCCGTTCATTCAACAGTCAGCTGAAAAAATACCTCTTAAGCGCACTGAAATACGCTGCTGAAACAGAGAGGCAGGTCGCCATACGCCCGTGGGCCTTACCCTCGGTCAATGATGAGAATCCGCCGGCTAAAATCCTGATATATGTGCATGGCTGGCATGACTCACTGAATTCGGCCGAACCACTGGCAAAAGAAGCCCTGAAACATGGCTATACCGTTATTGCCTATGACAACCGTGGTCATGGTCGGGACGCAGAGCGTGCGGTACGCGGGATATCAACAGATAAACTACGGATTGATTTCAGAAAGTTTCTTAAGCACGTCCACGAGCATTACCCCGAAGCCAGTATTGCACTCGCAGGCCACAGCATGGGCGGAGCCATTTTAACGACAGAGAAAGCATTTATCGAACGACAGGAGTATGTAAAAAGCGTCTCGCTCATCGCACCAGCGGTTATGAGCAGCTTTGGCAGGCTTATCAGTCCGGTAAAGATTTTCTACAGGAACATGCATGCGGATGTTCTTAATGCGCAGCGTGCTTCTGACCGGTTTGGTGGTAGCGGCCCCTCTCTCTTTGGTTTGCTGAGGCTGATGCGAGAGGCATCCCGGGCTTTGCTGGCGCTTTTTAGCGGTGTATCCCGTGTTTCCTGGAAGGTCTATGCCGGCAGGAAGGATATTTCAGTCAATTATCGTGAGTTTGAGGATTTGCCAGAAGCTCAGCATGTTCGCTTTTTTGCACGAGCCGACCATGCCATGCACGTTGGTCACCATCGGGGCAGTATCAACCGTAACATACTGGCTGACATGAATGCTGCCATGCAGCCTGCCGATGAGTTGAATGCACGGTCATTCATGGCCTCTTGA
- a CDS encoding FKBP-type peptidyl-prolyl cis-trans isomerase — translation MKRKLLAAAVMSLTLSSAMAANESAPLSTDMDKLSYSIGADFGSNFKKQGIAINPDAMMQGFKDGLDGAPLKLTEQQMKDVMTQFQKDFMAKREAEMAKKAQENKAAGEAFLNQNKGKEGVVSLPSGLQYKIVEAGNGVKPSRDDTVTVEYTGTLINGQVFDSTDKTGKPATFKVSQVIPGWTEVLQLMPSGSTWEVFIPSNLAYGERSVGGPIGPNETLVFKIHLISVKKSGA, via the coding sequence ATGAAGAGGAAACTGCTCGCTGCTGCCGTAATGAGCCTGACGCTGTCGTCAGCAATGGCTGCGAACGAAAGCGCCCCCCTGAGCACAGACATGGATAAGTTGTCATACAGCATTGGTGCTGATTTCGGCAGCAATTTTAAAAAACAGGGCATTGCCATTAATCCAGATGCTATGATGCAGGGTTTCAAGGATGGCCTCGATGGCGCGCCTCTGAAGCTGACTGAACAGCAAATGAAAGATGTCATGACGCAGTTCCAGAAAGATTTTATGGCAAAGCGTGAAGCGGAAATGGCAAAAAAAGCCCAGGAAAACAAAGCAGCCGGCGAAGCCTTCCTGAATCAGAACAAGGGCAAGGAAGGGGTCGTGTCACTCCCGAGTGGCCTGCAGTATAAAATCGTTGAAGCCGGAAATGGCGTGAAGCCTTCCCGTGATGATACCGTCACGGTTGAGTATACCGGTACCCTGATAAACGGTCAGGTCTTTGACAGCACCGATAAAACCGGCAAACCAGCGACCTTTAAAGTTTCTCAGGTGATTCCTGGATGGACGGAAGTACTGCAGCTGATGCCAAGCGGCTCTACCTGGGAAGTCTTCATTCCTTCCAATCTTGCTTATGGCGAGCGCAGTGTTGGTGGTCCGATTGGTCCCAACGAGACACTGGTTTTCAAAATTCACCTGATTTCTGTTAAGAAATCGGGCGCCTGA